The Deltaproteobacteria bacterium genome window below encodes:
- a CDS encoding methyltransferase domain-containing protein encodes MTRINDEHTDSEPAALLRAHIGLFTEASLPGPVLDLACGGGRNGVYLASLGLSVILCDVSEAALSRAASLASSRGVSPRFMRLDLEREGASPLKEDVYGGVIVFRYLHRPLMPLIKKSIRPTGILVYETFTIDQARYGKPTNPDYLLEPGELRRWFSDWEVLYWREGVEVNPERAVAQIVCRKPGVLLI; translated from the coding sequence ATGACGCGGATAAACGACGAGCACACGGATTCTGAACCGGCGGCCCTGCTGCGGGCGCACATCGGTCTGTTTACGGAGGCTTCTCTGCCGGGCCCCGTTCTGGACCTGGCCTGCGGAGGCGGTCGTAACGGGGTTTACCTGGCGTCCCTGGGGCTTTCGGTTATTCTTTGCGACGTTTCGGAGGCCGCCCTCTCCCGGGCGGCCTCGCTGGCTTCCTCCCGGGGCGTTTCACCCCGGTTCATGCGGCTGGACCTGGAAAGGGAAGGCGCCTCTCCCCTGAAAGAGGACGTGTACGGTGGGGTCATCGTTTTCCGCTATCTGCACCGGCCCCTCATGCCCCTTATAAAAAAGAGTATCCGGCCGACGGGCATCCTGGTTTACGAAACCTTTACAATCGACCAGGCCCGTTACGGCAAACCCACCAATCCGGATTATCTGCTTGAACCCGGCGAACTCCGACGATGGTTTTCCGACTGGGAGGTTCTCTACTGGCGCGAGGGGGTCGAAGTCAACCCGGAACGGGCCGTCGCCCAGATCGTCTGCCGGAAACCCGGGGTTCTTTTAATATAA
- a CDS encoding 4Fe-4S binding protein yields MKRQIIKIDEEKCTGCGDCIISCPEGALQLIDGKARLVSEPACDGLGACIGHCPFGAITVEEREAPPYDERRVVAEIAAKGPRVLAAHLRHLRKHGQHQYLGEALDYLREEGIPVPDPEEAVPGHGVPRGCPGMTPRDFAGGTAKTPSGGECPSALTHWPIQLHLISPEAAYFRKADLLVAADCTAFAAGNFHGDWLAGKKLVIACPKLDDGEDVYLEKLIALIERAEVNTITVMIMEVPCCGGMSRLVQKAAAMAARKVPVKEVVVGINGNILRERWL; encoded by the coding sequence ATGAAACGCCAGATCATAAAAATAGATGAAGAGAAATGCACCGGTTGCGGTGACTGCATCATCAGTTGTCCCGAGGGGGCCCTTCAACTGATTGACGGGAAGGCCCGGCTGGTGAGCGAACCGGCTTGCGACGGCCTGGGAGCGTGTATCGGTCACTGTCCCTTTGGCGCCATCACCGTGGAAGAACGGGAGGCGCCGCCCTACGATGAACGGAGGGTGGTGGCCGAGATCGCCGCCAAAGGGCCCAGGGTCCTGGCGGCCCATCTCCGGCATCTCAGGAAGCACGGTCAGCATCAGTACCTGGGTGAAGCCCTGGATTATCTCCGGGAAGAGGGCATTCCCGTTCCCGATCCGGAGGAAGCCGTTCCGGGACACGGGGTCCCCCGGGGTTGCCCCGGCATGACGCCACGGGATTTTGCCGGAGGAACGGCGAAAACGCCGTCCGGGGGCGAATGCCCATCGGCCCTCACCCATTGGCCCATCCAGTTGCACCTCATATCGCCCGAGGCGGCGTATTTCCGGAAAGCCGACCTGCTGGTCGCCGCCGACTGCACGGCCTTTGCCGCGGGCAATTTTCACGGTGACTGGCTTGCGGGGAAGAAGCTTGTCATCGCCTGCCCGAAACTCGATGACGGAGAGGATGTTTACCTGGAAAAGCTCATCGCCCTGATCGAGCGGGCCGAAGTGAACACGATCACGGTCATGATCATGGAGGTTCCCTGCTGCGGCGGCATGTCGCGGCTGGTTCAGAAGGCGGCTGCCATGGCGGCGAGAAAGGTTCCCGTCAAGGAGGTGGTCGTCGGCATCAATGGGAACATACTCAGGGAACGCTGGCTTTAG